The proteins below come from a single Nocardioides eburneiflavus genomic window:
- a CDS encoding holo-ACP synthase, translating to MPVIGVGIDVVDIDRFMQSIERTPALRGRLFTAAEASRPPASLAARFAAKEAMAKALGAPVGMAWHDAEIVSEETGRPRFEIRGTVAARAEALGVAHVHVSLSHDAGIASAVVVLES from the coding sequence GTGCCGGTCATCGGCGTCGGCATCGACGTGGTCGACATCGACCGCTTCATGCAGTCCATCGAGCGCACCCCCGCCCTGCGCGGGCGGCTGTTCACCGCGGCGGAGGCCTCGCGCCCGCCGGCGTCGCTGGCGGCTCGCTTCGCTGCGAAGGAGGCGATGGCCAAGGCGCTGGGCGCCCCGGTCGGCATGGCCTGGCACGACGCCGAGATCGTCTCCGAGGAGACCGGTCGCCCCAGGTTCGAGATCCGCGGGACGGTCGCGGCCCGCGCCGAGGCGTTGGGGGTCGCGCACGTGCACGTCTCGCTGTCCCACGATGCCGGCATCGCGTCCGCCGTCGTGGTCCTGGAGAGCTGA
- a CDS encoding NAD(P)H-hydrate epimerase has protein sequence MLRAHTVEDVRRAEAAVMARLPAGALMQRAAAGLAAAVLDLLGGGYGRRVLLLVGPGDNGGDALWAGARLAARGARVEALLLADRVHEAGLAALRAAGGHAARDLADLHPTPDVVVDGIVGIGGRPGLRPDAVAALEAYAGVPVVAVDVPSGVDVDTGRLDGPHVRADLTVTFGTHKVAHLVDPAARAAGALHLVDLGLDDLGEPAVEALQPADVRALLPRPGDADHKYTRGVVGVRAGSGTYPGAALLAVAGANTGLVGMVRYVPSTGSGQADDKVADSVRSAHPEVVGEGRVQAWVVGPGGGGDAPRMLGEARADGVPVVVDADALRHVDGPLPGCVLTPHAGELAAMLGVDREEVEAAPLEHAREAARRWDCVVLLKGHHTLVAAPDGRVRVTTTGVPWLATAGAGDVLSGLVGALLAGGLEPYDAASVGSWLHGAAATEAAGGGPLTASRVAVQIPQVIRETFAGLG, from the coding sequence GTGCTGCGCGCGCACACCGTGGAGGACGTACGCCGGGCCGAGGCCGCCGTCATGGCGCGGCTGCCCGCGGGCGCTCTCATGCAGCGCGCGGCCGCCGGTCTCGCCGCCGCCGTCCTCGACCTGCTCGGCGGAGGCTACGGCCGCCGGGTGCTGCTGCTGGTCGGACCGGGCGACAACGGCGGTGACGCGTTGTGGGCCGGCGCCCGGCTCGCCGCCCGCGGGGCGCGCGTCGAGGCGCTCCTGCTCGCCGACCGCGTCCACGAGGCCGGTCTCGCCGCGCTGCGCGCCGCCGGCGGTCACGCCGCCCGCGACCTCGCCGACCTGCACCCGACTCCCGACGTCGTCGTCGACGGGATCGTCGGCATCGGCGGACGGCCCGGCCTGCGCCCCGACGCGGTCGCCGCGCTGGAGGCGTACGCCGGGGTCCCGGTCGTCGCGGTCGACGTGCCGTCGGGCGTCGACGTCGACACCGGGAGGCTCGACGGACCACACGTGCGCGCCGACCTCACCGTCACGTTCGGCACGCACAAGGTGGCCCACCTCGTCGACCCGGCCGCCCGCGCGGCCGGCGCGCTCCACCTCGTCGACCTCGGCCTCGACGACCTCGGGGAGCCCGCGGTCGAGGCCCTGCAGCCCGCCGACGTGCGCGCGCTGCTGCCCCGCCCGGGCGACGCCGACCACAAGTACACCCGCGGCGTCGTCGGCGTACGCGCCGGATCGGGCACCTACCCCGGGGCCGCGCTGCTCGCGGTCGCCGGCGCCAACACGGGCCTGGTCGGCATGGTCCGCTACGTCCCTTCGACAGGCTCAGGACAAGCGGACGACAAGGTCGCCGACTCCGTACGCTCCGCCCACCCGGAGGTCGTGGGGGAGGGGCGCGTCCAGGCGTGGGTCGTCGGGCCCGGCGGCGGCGGCGACGCACCCCGGATGCTCGGCGAGGCCCGCGCCGACGGCGTGCCGGTGGTGGTCGACGCCGACGCGCTGCGCCACGTCGACGGCCCGCTCCCCGGGTGCGTCCTGACGCCGCACGCCGGAGAGCTGGCCGCGATGCTGGGTGTCGACCGCGAGGAGGTGGAGGCTGCGCCACTGGAGCACGCGCGCGAGGCCGCCCGCCGGTGGGACTGCGTGGTCCTGCTCAAGGGCCACCACACGCTCGTGGCCGCGCCGGACGGACGGGTCCGGGTCACGACCACCGGCGTGCCGTGGCTGGCGACGGCCGGGGCCGGCGACGTGCTCTCCGGACTGGTCGGGGCGCTGCTCGCCGGGGGCCTCGAGCCGTACGACGCGGCGTCCGTGGGCTCGTGGCTGCACGGCGCCGCGGCGACCGAGGCGGCAGGGGGCGGGCCCCTGACCGCGAGCCGGGTCGCGGTCCAGATCCCGCAGGTCATCCGCGAGACGTTCGCAGGTTTGGGATGA
- the alr gene encoding alanine racemase: MSDPVLPRAEIVVDLAAVRHNVRILKDLVSVDGPVALMAVVKADGYGHGMVEVAAAARDAGADWLGVATIDEALALRAAGDRGPLLCWLSAPGDDFASAVAAGVEVTAYSEAELEEIAAVGGARVQLKVDTGLSRGGAARQEWHDLFAVASDLEREGRITVTGIWSHFAASDEPAHPANDAQEAAFRDAVSLAESAGLDPRVTHLANSAATLLRPSSHFDLVRCGIATYGLDPAPGTSPRIGLRPAMTARARLVMSKAIEAGAGVSYGHTWHADDNTTVGLVPVGYGDGIIRAAGNAASVWVDDSVRPIRGRVCMDQLVVDLHGELPPAGTEVVLFGPGDVGEPTAQDWAAAVGTISYEIVTRIGGRFVRRHIDTDAPDGASEGTVR, from the coding sequence ATGAGCGATCCCGTGCTGCCGCGCGCCGAGATCGTGGTCGACCTCGCTGCCGTGCGCCACAACGTGCGGATCCTCAAGGACCTGGTGTCCGTCGACGGCCCCGTGGCCCTGATGGCGGTCGTCAAGGCCGACGGCTACGGCCACGGCATGGTCGAGGTCGCCGCCGCCGCCCGCGATGCCGGCGCCGACTGGCTCGGCGTGGCGACGATCGATGAGGCGCTCGCCCTGCGTGCCGCGGGCGACCGCGGTCCGCTCCTGTGCTGGCTCAGCGCACCGGGCGACGACTTCGCGTCGGCCGTGGCCGCCGGGGTCGAGGTCACGGCCTACTCCGAGGCGGAGCTCGAGGAGATCGCGGCCGTGGGTGGCGCCCGGGTGCAGCTCAAGGTCGACACCGGCCTGTCCCGCGGCGGCGCCGCGCGACAGGAGTGGCACGACCTGTTCGCCGTCGCGAGCGACCTCGAGCGCGAGGGCCGGATCACCGTGACGGGCATCTGGTCGCACTTCGCCGCCAGCGACGAGCCCGCCCACCCCGCCAACGACGCCCAGGAGGCGGCCTTCCGCGACGCGGTCTCGCTGGCCGAGTCCGCCGGGCTCGACCCCCGGGTGACCCACCTGGCCAACTCCGCGGCGACGCTCCTGCGACCGTCGTCGCACTTCGACCTGGTGCGCTGCGGCATCGCGACGTACGGCCTCGACCCGGCCCCCGGGACCAGCCCGCGCATCGGGCTGCGTCCGGCCATGACCGCGCGCGCCCGGCTCGTGATGAGCAAGGCGATCGAGGCCGGCGCCGGCGTCTCCTACGGCCACACGTGGCACGCCGACGACAACACGACCGTGGGTCTGGTGCCCGTGGGCTACGGCGACGGCATCATCCGCGCAGCCGGCAACGCCGCGTCCGTGTGGGTCGATGACTCCGTGCGCCCGATCCGCGGCAGGGTCTGCATGGACCAGCTCGTCGTCGACCTCCACGGCGAGCTGCCGCCGGCCGGCACCGAGGTGGTCCTCTTCGGCCCCGGCGACGTCGGCGAGCCGACCGCACAGGACTGGGCAGCCGCGGTGGGCACCATCAGCTACGAGATCGTGACCCGCATCGGCGGCCGCTTCGTCCGGCGCCACATCGACACCGACGCCCCTGACGGGGCGAGCGAAGGGACCGTCCGTTGA
- a CDS encoding alpha/beta fold hydrolase yields MSIKGRIFGTVVGAAGLAAAAGAVGIARQNRIIGNRAAGEAVAFGELHSAPRVVVADDAVDLHVEIDEPSDFGGPPATDDDLTVVFVHGYSLNLDCWHFQRAAYRGQVRTVFYDQRSHGRSARSDEDHCTIEQLGHDLRRVIEHTVPGRCVVVGHSMGGMSVISLAEHHPDLFGDKVVGAALMSTTAGGLDPGRILFPMLPLGLGGRFVGRAVRTLDRGHRVVDHARAWGHAVADVFTDRYAFGTDDVPASHVEFVYSMLNSTPFAVVADFYPAFATLDNFEHLEALGRVPTSIICGTEDKITSVGHSRKLHSRIPGSSLLECEGAGHMVLLERHKQVTAELDDLISLAQGRAAR; encoded by the coding sequence TTGAGCATCAAGGGCCGCATCTTCGGCACCGTCGTGGGCGCAGCCGGCCTCGCCGCTGCCGCCGGCGCCGTCGGCATCGCCCGCCAGAACCGGATCATCGGCAACCGGGCCGCCGGGGAGGCGGTGGCCTTCGGCGAGCTCCACAGCGCACCGCGCGTGGTCGTCGCCGACGACGCCGTCGACCTGCACGTCGAGATCGACGAGCCGTCCGACTTCGGCGGACCGCCGGCCACCGACGACGACCTCACCGTGGTGTTCGTCCACGGATACTCCCTCAACCTCGACTGCTGGCACTTCCAGCGCGCCGCCTACCGCGGCCAGGTGCGCACGGTGTTCTACGACCAGCGCAGCCACGGCCGGTCCGCGCGGTCCGACGAGGACCACTGCACCATCGAGCAGCTCGGCCACGACCTGCGGCGCGTCATCGAGCACACCGTGCCCGGCCGCTGCGTGGTCGTCGGCCACTCGATGGGCGGGATGAGCGTGATCTCGCTCGCCGAGCACCACCCCGACCTCTTCGGGGACAAGGTCGTCGGCGCCGCGCTGATGTCCACGACCGCGGGCGGGCTCGACCCCGGCCGGATCCTGTTCCCGATGCTTCCGCTCGGCCTCGGCGGACGGTTCGTCGGCCGGGCCGTGCGTACGCTCGACCGGGGTCACCGGGTCGTCGACCACGCTCGCGCGTGGGGCCACGCCGTCGCGGACGTCTTCACCGACCGCTACGCCTTCGGCACCGACGACGTGCCCGCCTCCCACGTCGAGTTCGTCTACTCGATGCTGAACTCGACGCCGTTCGCGGTCGTCGCCGACTTCTACCCGGCCTTCGCCACGCTCGACAACTTCGAGCACCTCGAGGCCCTGGGACGGGTGCCGACGTCGATCATCTGCGGCACCGAGGACAAGATCACCTCGGTCGGTCACAGCCGCAAGCTGCACAGCCGCATCCCCGGCTCCAGCCTGCTCGAGTGCGAGGGTGCCGGCCACATGGTGCTGCTCGAGCGGCACAAGCAGGTCACCGCCGAGCTCGACGACCTGATCTCACTCGCCCAGGGGCGGGCGGCACGATGA
- the tsaE gene encoding tRNA (adenosine(37)-N6)-threonylcarbamoyltransferase complex ATPase subunit type 1 TsaE, with protein sequence MSVVVRRVGPEAAAEVLAVVQEAFGARPVLDPPADALGEDLTSIRRLLERRGGLLATLDDVPVGCVVLDPAADGMVLRRFGVTPAAQGRGVATALVEAAVEASTGRSAVRVVAREELTDTVAFWEAQDFVVTGQRSPYVELARWLGSTFDAPDADTMRGLGARVGGSLVAGDLVVLTGELGAGKTTFTQGLGAGLQVRGQVASPTFVIARVHPSLGDGPALVHVDAYRLGSLEELDDLDLDTSLDSAVTVVEWGGGLAEALSDSRLEIVIDRAVGAVPDDDELDPRRVSLRWIVGQ encoded by the coding sequence ATGAGCGTGGTCGTACGCCGCGTCGGCCCGGAGGCGGCCGCCGAGGTCCTGGCCGTGGTGCAGGAGGCGTTCGGGGCGCGTCCCGTCCTCGACCCGCCCGCGGACGCGCTCGGCGAGGACCTCACGTCGATCCGGCGGTTGCTCGAGCGGCGCGGCGGCCTGCTCGCCACGCTCGACGACGTCCCCGTCGGCTGCGTGGTGCTCGATCCCGCCGCCGACGGCATGGTGCTGCGTCGTTTCGGCGTCACGCCGGCCGCCCAGGGCAGGGGCGTGGCGACTGCCCTCGTGGAGGCGGCCGTCGAGGCGTCGACCGGCCGGTCGGCCGTACGGGTGGTCGCCCGCGAGGAGCTGACCGACACCGTCGCCTTCTGGGAGGCCCAGGACTTCGTCGTCACCGGCCAACGCAGCCCCTACGTCGAGCTCGCCCGCTGGCTCGGCAGCACCTTCGACGCCCCCGACGCCGACACGATGCGCGGCCTCGGCGCGCGCGTCGGCGGCAGCCTCGTCGCCGGCGACCTGGTGGTGCTCACCGGCGAGCTCGGAGCCGGCAAGACGACCTTCACCCAGGGCCTCGGGGCCGGCCTGCAGGTCCGCGGCCAGGTCGCGTCGCCGACCTTCGTCATCGCCCGGGTGCACCCCTCGCTCGGCGACGGTCCGGCCCTGGTGCACGTCGACGCCTATCGCCTCGGCTCGCTCGAGGAGCTCGACGACCTCGACCTCGACACCTCGCTCGACTCGGCGGTCACGGTCGTGGAGTGGGGCGGGGGACTGGCCGAGGCCCTGTCCGACTCGCGACTCGAGATCGTCATCGATCGCGCGGTCGGTGCAGTGCCGGACGACGACGAGCTCGATCCGCGCCGGGTTTCGCTCCGCTGGATCGTCGGACAGTAG
- the tsaB gene encoding tRNA (adenosine(37)-N6)-threonylcarbamoyltransferase complex dimerization subunit type 1 TsaB: protein MLLAFDTATQLVSVALHDGERVVVELSSDQPMKHGEHLAPLIARSLEEAGLVRQDLTAIAVGVGPGPFTGLRVGVVTARTLGLVLDVPVYGVCSLDAVALEVVSTGATPGSFLVATDARRKEVYLASYDGDGRRLEGPVVTKPADVATDAPVAGAGPELYPDVFPHAIAPVRPGAGWIATGVGSELVELLDPEPLYLRRPDAVAGASRKPVS from the coding sequence GTGCTCCTCGCCTTCGACACCGCGACCCAGCTGGTCTCCGTCGCCCTCCACGACGGGGAGCGCGTGGTCGTCGAGCTCTCCTCCGACCAGCCGATGAAGCACGGCGAGCACCTCGCGCCCCTCATCGCCCGGTCCCTCGAGGAGGCCGGCCTCGTCCGCCAGGACCTCACTGCCATCGCGGTGGGCGTCGGCCCGGGGCCGTTCACCGGGCTGCGCGTGGGCGTCGTGACCGCGCGGACCCTCGGGCTCGTGCTGGACGTGCCGGTCTACGGCGTGTGCTCACTCGACGCGGTCGCCCTCGAGGTGGTCTCCACCGGTGCCACCCCGGGCAGCTTCCTCGTGGCCACCGACGCGCGGCGCAAGGAGGTCTACCTCGCCTCCTACGACGGCGACGGTCGCCGGCTCGAGGGCCCCGTCGTCACCAAGCCCGCCGACGTCGCCACCGACGCCCCGGTCGCCGGCGCCGGACCGGAGCTCTACCCCGACGTGTTCCCACACGCCATCGCTCCCGTACGCCCCGGTGCGGGCTGGATCGCCACCGGGGTCGGCTCCGAGCTCGTAGAATTGCTGGACCCCGAGCCCCTCTACCTGCGACGCCCGGACGCGGTCGCCGGCGCATCCAGAAAGCCTGTCTCGTGA
- a CDS encoding GNAT family N-acetyltransferase — MIRPATPADIPALAALEQELFGADAWSEELIRQEIEGPGRTFVVTDDLSGYGVTMTAGDIVDLLRIGVRPGARRSGVASALLDELLVGTDDASRMLLEVSVSNAAALGFYVARQFSVIDVRPHYYRDGSEALVMCRWLPGAARAQTATAHD; from the coding sequence GTGATCCGACCCGCCACGCCGGCCGACATCCCGGCTCTCGCCGCGCTCGAGCAGGAGCTGTTCGGGGCCGACGCGTGGAGCGAGGAGCTGATCCGGCAGGAGATCGAGGGGCCCGGCCGCACGTTCGTCGTGACTGACGACCTCTCCGGCTACGGCGTGACGATGACGGCAGGTGACATCGTCGACCTGCTGCGCATCGGCGTACGCCCCGGCGCCCGCCGGTCCGGCGTGGCCTCGGCCCTGCTCGACGAGCTCCTGGTCGGCACCGACGACGCGTCGCGGATGCTGCTCGAGGTGAGCGTGTCCAACGCGGCGGCGCTGGGCTTCTACGTCGCGCGCCAGTTCAGCGTCATCGACGTGCGCCCGCACTACTACCGCGACGGGTCCGAGGCCTTGGTGATGTGCCGCTGGCTGCCGGGGGCCGCGCGGGCGCAGACGGCGACGGCGCACGACTGA
- a CDS encoding SigE family RNA polymerase sigma factor translates to MTATLVDMGAHDRRADKDADFSAYMSARQAALYRTAYLLAGDHAAAEDLLQNAFAKLYLSWDKVREREALDGYVRRIMVNENNSLWRRAWKRREHSTDAMPDTGVVDTYDDGTGGALWSFVQTLPPKQRSVIVLRYYEQLSEAEIAESLGISVGTVKSQASRALAALRARAPHSLDPHGLHPHESGGDTR, encoded by the coding sequence GTGACAGCGACACTCGTCGACATGGGAGCGCACGACCGGCGAGCCGACAAGGACGCCGACTTCTCTGCGTACATGTCCGCGCGCCAGGCCGCTCTCTACCGGACGGCGTACCTGCTCGCCGGCGACCACGCGGCGGCCGAGGACCTGCTCCAGAACGCCTTCGCCAAGCTCTACCTGTCCTGGGACAAGGTCCGCGAGCGCGAGGCCCTCGACGGCTACGTCCGCCGGATCATGGTCAACGAGAACAACTCGCTCTGGCGCCGGGCGTGGAAGCGCAGGGAGCACTCGACCGACGCGATGCCCGACACCGGCGTCGTCGACACGTACGACGACGGCACGGGCGGCGCCCTCTGGTCGTTCGTCCAGACGCTGCCGCCCAAGCAGCGGTCGGTGATCGTGCTGCGCTACTACGAGCAGCTCAGCGAGGCCGAGATCGCCGAGTCACTCGGCATCTCCGTCGGGACCGTGAAGTCCCAGGCCAGCCGCGCGCTCGCGGCCCTGCGCGCGCGGGCGCCCCACTCCCTCGATCCGCATGGGCTCCACCCCCACGAGTCCGGAGGAGACACACGATGA
- a CDS encoding S-(hydroxymethyl)mycothiol dehydrogenase, whose translation MQQVKAVVALAKGEPVQLTTINVPDPGPGEAVVKVQACGVCHTDLHYREGGINDDFPFLLGHEAAGVVESVGPDVTGLEPGDFVVLNWRAVCGDCRACNRGEPWYCFATHNATQKMTLAEGDLAGTELSAALGIGAFAEKTLVAAGQCTKVDPSARAAAVGLLGCGVMAGLGAAINTGNVGRGSTVAVIGCGGVGAAAIAGAALAGAARIIAVDIDDRKLETAKRMGATHTVNSSELDAVAAIRELTPPPDGTGHEGGADVVIDAVGRPETWKQAFYARDLAGTVVLVGVPTPDMKVPEIPLIDVFGRGGSLKSSWYGDCLPSRDFPMLVDLYQQGRLDLDAFVTEEIGIGDVEAAFGKMHRAPEGGPSVLRSVVVL comes from the coding sequence ATGCAGCAGGTCAAGGCCGTCGTCGCGCTCGCCAAGGGTGAGCCGGTGCAGCTCACCACCATCAACGTCCCGGACCCGGGTCCGGGGGAGGCGGTGGTGAAGGTGCAGGCGTGCGGGGTGTGCCACACCGACCTGCACTACCGCGAGGGCGGGATCAACGATGACTTCCCGTTCCTCCTCGGCCACGAGGCCGCCGGAGTCGTGGAGTCCGTGGGGCCGGACGTGACCGGCCTCGAGCCGGGCGACTTCGTTGTCCTGAACTGGCGCGCGGTGTGCGGTGACTGCCGCGCGTGCAACCGGGGTGAGCCGTGGTACTGCTTCGCGACCCACAACGCCACCCAGAAGATGACCCTCGCCGAAGGTGACCTCGCCGGCACGGAGCTGTCTGCGGCGCTCGGCATCGGCGCGTTCGCCGAGAAGACCCTCGTCGCCGCCGGGCAGTGCACCAAGGTCGACCCGTCGGCCCGTGCTGCCGCGGTCGGCCTGCTCGGCTGCGGAGTGATGGCCGGCCTCGGCGCCGCGATCAACACCGGGAACGTCGGGCGGGGCTCGACCGTCGCCGTCATCGGCTGCGGCGGCGTGGGTGCGGCCGCGATCGCCGGTGCGGCCCTCGCGGGAGCGGCCCGGATCATCGCGGTCGACATCGACGACCGGAAGCTCGAGACGGCGAAGAGGATGGGCGCCACCCACACCGTGAACTCCAGCGAGCTGGACGCCGTCGCCGCGATCCGCGAGCTGACCCCCCCGCCGGACGGCACCGGTCACGAGGGCGGAGCGGACGTCGTGATCGACGCTGTCGGACGCCCCGAGACGTGGAAGCAGGCCTTCTACGCCCGCGACCTGGCCGGCACCGTCGTGCTCGTCGGCGTGCCGACCCCGGACATGAAGGTGCCCGAGATCCCGCTCATCGACGTCTTCGGGCGCGGCGGTTCGCTGAAGTCGTCCTGGTACGGCGACTGCCTGCCCTCGCGGGACTTCCCGATGCTCGTCGACCTCTACCAGCAGGGTCGGCTCGACCTCGACGCCTTCGTGACCGAGGAGATCGGCATCGGCGACGTCGAGGCGGCGTTCGGGAAGATGCACCGCGCCCCCGAAGGCGGCCCCAGCGTGCTGCGCTCCGTGGTGGTGCTCTGA
- a CDS encoding MBL fold metallo-hydrolase: MDHAVVSGTFSLDGETHEVDNNVWVIGDDEQCLVIDAPHDVDAILELVAGRAVKAIVCTHAHDDHVRVAPELRRRTGAPILLHPDDRPLWELTHGGDEEGAELWDVDVTDGQTLTIGGAAVTVIHTPGHAPGAVCLYVHDLGCVFTGDTLFEGGPGATGRSYSDADLIEDSIRRRLLELPDATVVHTGHGPDTTIGAERENL, from the coding sequence GTGGACCACGCCGTCGTCTCGGGCACCTTCTCGCTCGACGGTGAGACCCACGAGGTCGACAACAACGTGTGGGTGATCGGCGACGACGAGCAGTGCCTCGTCATCGACGCCCCGCACGACGTCGACGCGATCCTCGAGCTGGTCGCCGGCCGGGCGGTGAAGGCGATCGTGTGCACCCACGCCCACGACGACCACGTACGCGTCGCGCCCGAGCTGCGCCGACGCACCGGAGCGCCGATCCTGCTGCACCCCGACGACCGGCCACTGTGGGAGCTCACCCACGGTGGTGACGAGGAGGGGGCCGAGCTCTGGGACGTGGACGTCACCGACGGCCAGACCCTGACCATCGGCGGCGCGGCTGTCACGGTCATCCACACCCCTGGCCACGCGCCGGGCGCCGTCTGCCTCTATGTCCACGACCTGGGTTGTGTCTTCACCGGCGACACCCTCTTCGAGGGCGGCCCCGGAGCCACGGGGCGCTCGTACAGCGACGCCGACCTCATCGAGGACTCGATCCGGCGCCGCCTGCTCGAGCTTCCCGATGCGACGGTCGTCCACACCGGTCACGGCCCGGACACCACCATCGGCGCCGAGCGGGAGAACCTCTGA
- a CDS encoding helix-turn-helix domain-containing protein, with amino-acid sequence MDERIDKGEEMETEFDWQQMEGWSAEEVEWYLMGPFDGGIPGTVRRVRRVLDVSQRGLAALLGVSQSVVARWETGRTSPRASVLQHLLRLAGLGSRMTDIETGEEVQPMRDDGARDRGGRRFPAHVDLTVAGWWRPRGVESTADLLWWRRQSRQRRAPRVVFHTSLRHIYRLLDGTPMDHPSHEQLVAEAVHLDEVREERRRRILEERPWFRPPPGWLTA; translated from the coding sequence ATGGACGAACGCATCGACAAGGGGGAAGAGATGGAGACGGAGTTCGACTGGCAGCAGATGGAGGGCTGGAGCGCCGAGGAGGTGGAGTGGTACTTGATGGGACCGTTCGACGGCGGGATCCCGGGGACCGTACGCCGGGTCCGGCGGGTGCTCGACGTGTCCCAGCGCGGCCTCGCCGCGCTCCTGGGCGTGTCCCAGTCCGTCGTGGCGCGGTGGGAGACCGGCAGGACGAGTCCGCGCGCGTCGGTGCTCCAGCACCTGCTTCGCCTGGCCGGCCTCGGGAGCCGGATGACCGACATCGAGACGGGTGAGGAGGTCCAGCCCATGCGTGACGACGGGGCACGCGACCGGGGCGGACGTCGCTTCCCGGCCCACGTCGACCTGACCGTCGCGGGCTGGTGGCGTCCTCGCGGCGTGGAGTCCACGGCCGACCTCCTGTGGTGGCGTCGTCAATCCCGCCAGAGGCGGGCGCCGAGGGTCGTGTTCCACACGTCGTTGCGGCACATCTACCGACTCCTCGACGGCACACCAATGGACCACCCCTCGCACGAGCAGCTCGTGGCGGAGGCGGTCCACCTCGACGAGGTCAGGGAGGAGCGACGTCGACGCATCCTGGAGGAGCGGCCGTGGTTCCGTCCCCCGCCCGGGTGGCTGACGGCCTGA
- a CDS encoding GNAT family N-acetyltransferase has product MVTNAFVPADFVPPTSLETEGFRLEPLGPLHNESDHAAWTSSIEHIRSTPGYPDGGWPPPAGMSLAENLADLTRHAADFEARRGFTFTVLEPSVDEVVGCVYLYPSASPEHDVEVQTWVTATRADLDGVLADVVADWLSDAWPWKRPDRLGR; this is encoded by the coding sequence GTGGTGACCAACGCGTTCGTGCCCGCGGACTTCGTGCCGCCGACCTCCCTGGAGACGGAGGGCTTCCGGCTCGAGCCGCTCGGGCCGCTGCACAACGAGTCCGACCATGCCGCCTGGACGTCGAGCATCGAGCACATCCGCTCGACCCCGGGCTACCCGGACGGAGGGTGGCCGCCGCCAGCTGGCATGTCGCTGGCGGAGAACCTCGCCGACCTGACCCGACATGCCGCGGACTTCGAGGCGCGGAGGGGCTTCACCTTCACCGTTCTGGAGCCGTCGGTCGACGAGGTGGTGGGCTGCGTCTACCTGTACCCGTCGGCCTCGCCCGAGCACGACGTCGAGGTGCAGACATGGGTGACGGCCACTCGCGCGGACCTCGACGGGGTCCTGGCCGACGTGGTCGCCGACTGGCTGTCGGACGCGTGGCCCTGGAAGCGTCCCGACCGACTCGGTCGGTGA